The Clostridium chauvoei genome has a window encoding:
- a CDS encoding sensor histidine kinase, whose product MIIIIFLEILISLLLYNILINKSILKNIVKNITLALLSCLLFKLLYIFLHFIFFKLLNYSALQFNHLIVEFSIITSILVIISFHYYKTSYRLVVQKKNLEINTYSNIVLEELIESIKVNEHEYKNHLNTLYSIIEVEDSKEEIKSKVRKYIGDIKDTSKIAGILNIKNTIIKAIIYNKILECNNFGINFSYKIKGDFKDNLEDWELNIVLTNLLNNAIDEVKKLENKDIEVVLDDNIIEVRNSIENLEIKEIKGFFKKGFSKKGQNRGYGLFNVMKIIKKNKGEINITLEDNYLIIKIIF is encoded by the coding sequence ATGATTATAATAATTTTTTTAGAAATATTAATTTCTTTATTACTTTATAATATTCTAATTAATAAAAGTATCTTGAAAAATATAGTAAAAAATATAACATTAGCATTACTAAGTTGTTTACTTTTTAAATTACTTTATATTTTTCTTCACTTTATCTTTTTTAAATTATTAAACTATTCGGCTTTACAATTTAATCATTTAATAGTAGAGTTTAGCATTATAACAAGTATTTTAGTTATAATAAGCTTTCATTATTATAAAACCTCTTATAGATTAGTTGTACAAAAAAAGAATTTAGAAATAAATACGTATTCTAATATTGTTTTAGAAGAGCTTATAGAGAGTATTAAAGTAAATGAACATGAATATAAAAACCACTTAAATACTTTATATTCCATTATAGAAGTAGAGGATAGTAAAGAAGAGATAAAATCAAAAGTTAGAAAATACATTGGAGATATAAAAGATACCAGTAAAATAGCAGGCATTTTAAATATAAAAAATACAATTATTAAAGCTATTATATATAATAAAATATTAGAGTGTAATAACTTTGGAATAAATTTTAGCTATAAGATAAAGGGTGATTTTAAAGATAACTTAGAAGATTGGGAGTTAAATATAGTTTTAACTAATTTATTAAATAATGCTATTGATGAAGTTAAGAAATTAGAAAATAAAGATATAGAAGTAGTATTAGACGATAATATTATTGAAGTTAGAAATTCTATTGAAAATTTAGAAATAAAGGAAATCAAAGGCTTTTTTAAAAAGGGATTTTCTAAAAAAGGGCAAAATAGAGGCTATGGGTTATTTAATGTCATGAAAATAATTAAAAAGAATAAAGGTGAAATTAACATAACTTTAGAAGATAATTATTTAATCATTAAAATAATCTTCTAA
- a CDS encoding LytR/AlgR family response regulator transcription factor, which yields MNILIVEDIEEQREALKKIIQEEFEDITVYSVKSLKKAMEIINKENIDLFLLDVNLVDGTGIELAEKIRVKPGYKLTPIVFVTIEANRMLDAFKNIHCYDFLLKPYEKEEIINIVSTFLKAKNDAKENDNPSSIFNISSKISVKIYHKDIIFIEYYLRKCRIHTIKGKYEVKVNGLAKIIEEINFKDIVQSHKSYAINLNYIDKIEKVYPKLWNIYFNNYKEAAKLGYKYKNNIYIKAN from the coding sequence ATGAATATATTAATAGTTGAAGATATAGAAGAGCAAAGAGAAGCTTTAAAGAAAATAATACAAGAAGAATTTGAAGATATTACCGTTTATTCAGTAAAATCTTTGAAAAAGGCAATGGAAATAATAAATAAAGAAAATATAGATTTATTTTTACTAGATGTCAATCTAGTAGATGGGACAGGAATAGAATTAGCTGAGAAAATAAGAGTTAAACCTGGATATAAATTAACACCAATAGTATTTGTAACTATAGAGGCAAATAGAATGTTAGATGCTTTCAAAAATATTCATTGCTATGATTTCTTATTAAAGCCATATGAAAAAGAAGAAATAATAAATATAGTAAGCACTTTCTTAAAAGCAAAGAATGATGCTAAAGAAAACGATAATCCATCTAGTATTTTTAATATCTCATCTAAAATATCAGTAAAAATTTATCATAAAGATATAATATTTATAGAGTATTATTTAAGAAAATGTAGAATCCATACCATAAAAGGAAAATACGAAGTTAAGGTAAATGGATTAGCAAAGATTATTGAAGAAATTAACTTTAAAGATATAGTACAATCCCATAAATCTTATGCAATAAATTTAAATTATATAGATAAGATAGAAAAGGTATATCCAAAGCTTTGGAATATTTATTTTAATAATTATAAAGAAGCTGCAAAACTTGGGTATAAATATAAAAATAATATATACATAAAGGCAAATTAA
- a CDS encoding gluconeogenesis factor YvcK family protein translates to MKIKDWLRPGVRVKRWFFFGIFGILLIAFGFTELVNHRIYDIYYKLFYIFLNITGIFVIYVSVAEGMKSIIALTNKGYIKLSLDSRKMESLIYEKRLLVKGPKIVVVGGGTGLSTMLRGLKYYTSNITAIVTVADDGGGSGDLREDLGMLPPGDIRNCILALADTEPLMEELLQYRFPDGRLKNQSFGNLFLAAMDGVSDNFEDAVQKMSSVLAVTGKVLPVTLDDMKLVAELENGNKIEGESLIPKESLEQNSRIKRLMIEPKDARPLEDALKAIREADAIVLGPGSLYTSVIPNLLVKDIADTIKKSDAIKIYISNIMTQPGETHGFKASDHIKVLKKHAGKNIVDYVVANREGIPEDIKAKYLEDNSELVELDKKELKALGVEVVEASLVKIEKKYVKHDAEHLAEVLVDTIMEKKLLYDRKKIIEYMYLSQRIKEKEEKNKRKNNQS, encoded by the coding sequence GTTTTTCTTTGGAATCTTTGGAATCTTATTAATTGCATTTGGATTTACGGAATTAGTAAACCATAGAATTTACGATATTTATTATAAGTTATTTTATATTTTCTTAAATATTACAGGAATATTTGTTATTTATGTTTCAGTAGCAGAAGGAATGAAGTCTATAATAGCCCTTACTAACAAAGGGTATATAAAATTATCATTAGATAGTAGAAAGATGGAAAGTCTTATTTACGAAAAGAGACTTTTAGTTAAAGGGCCTAAAATAGTAGTTGTAGGTGGTGGAACAGGACTGTCTACAATGCTTAGAGGACTTAAATATTATACATCAAATATTACAGCGATAGTTACAGTAGCTGATGATGGTGGTGGGTCAGGAGACCTAAGAGAAGATCTTGGAATGTTGCCTCCAGGAGATATAAGAAACTGTATTTTAGCATTAGCAGATACAGAACCATTAATGGAAGAATTACTTCAATATAGATTTCCAGATGGAAGACTTAAAAATCAAAGCTTTGGTAATTTATTTTTAGCTGCAATGGATGGAGTAAGTGATAACTTTGAAGATGCAGTTCAAAAAATGAGTTCAGTATTAGCTGTTACAGGAAAAGTTTTACCTGTAACCTTAGATGATATGAAGCTTGTAGCTGAATTAGAAAACGGTAATAAAATAGAAGGTGAATCTTTAATACCAAAAGAATCTCTGGAACAAAATTCAAGAATAAAGAGACTTATGATTGAACCAAAGGATGCGAGGCCACTAGAAGATGCTCTAAAAGCTATAAGAGAAGCAGATGCTATAGTTTTAGGGCCAGGAAGTTTATATACAAGTGTAATACCTAATCTTTTAGTAAAAGATATTGCAGATACTATTAAGAAAAGTGATGCAATAAAAATATATATATCTAATATAATGACTCAACCAGGAGAAACTCATGGCTTTAAGGCTTCAGATCATATAAAAGTATTAAAAAAGCATGCTGGTAAGAATATAGTAGATTATGTTGTAGCTAATAGAGAAGGAATACCAGAAGACATAAAAGCTAAGTATCTAGAGGATAACTCAGAATTAGTTGAGTTAGATAAAAAAGAGTTAAAGGCTTTAGGTGTAGAAGTAGTAGAAGCTTCATTAGTAAAAATAGAAAAGAAATATGTAAAACATGATGCAGAACATTTAGCAGAAGTTTTAGTTGATACAATAATGGAAAAGAAGCTTTTATATGATAGAAAGAAAATTATTGAATATATGTATCTATCACAACGTATAAAAGAAAAAGAAGAAAAAAATAAAAGAAAGAATAATCAAAGTTAA